Proteins encoded together in one Mycobacterium noviomagense window:
- a CDS encoding phthiotriol/phenolphthiotriol dimycocerosates methyltransferase, with amino-acid sequence MPLNDRIWKLQQKATNYFYPFATRRLAARDVLFINYGYEEDPPMGLPLDAADEHNRYCIQLYHRTATQVDLTGKRVLEVGSGHGGGASYLARTLRPASYTGLDLNPAAVAFCRQRHNVPGLDFVQGDAQNLPFADQSFDAVINVASGVHYPQFERFLAEVARVLVPGGHFLYCDARHRERIAAWEAALASAPLRMVSQTAIDAELMRGMEKNSLIEQPLLRFLMFGLARKSAGVQKSQVYRSVQSGRSSFRVYCFIKD; translated from the coding sequence GTGCCGCTCAACGACCGCATTTGGAAGCTGCAGCAAAAGGCGACGAACTACTTCTATCCCTTCGCCACCCGCCGACTCGCCGCCCGCGATGTGTTGTTCATCAACTACGGCTACGAGGAAGATCCGCCGATGGGCCTGCCTCTCGACGCCGCCGACGAACATAATCGGTATTGCATCCAGCTCTACCACCGCACGGCGACCCAGGTGGATCTCACCGGGAAACGGGTGTTGGAAGTCGGCAGCGGACACGGCGGTGGAGCCTCATACCTCGCGCGTACCCTGCGCCCCGCCTCCTACACCGGGCTGGACTTGAACCCCGCCGCTGTCGCCTTCTGCCGACAACGGCACAACGTGCCGGGCCTCGATTTCGTGCAAGGCGACGCCCAGAACCTGCCTTTCGCGGATCAGTCCTTCGACGCGGTGATCAATGTCGCGTCCGGAGTGCACTATCCGCAGTTCGAGCGGTTCCTGGCCGAAGTGGCGCGCGTCCTGGTTCCCGGAGGGCATTTTCTTTACTGCGACGCCCGACACCGCGAGCGGATTGCCGCCTGGGAGGCGGCGCTGGCGAGCGCGCCATTGCGGATGGTCTCGCAGACAGCGATTGATGCGGAGCTCATGCGGGGAATGGAGAAAAACTCGCTGATCGAACAACCCTTGCTGAGATTCCTGATGTTCGGCTTGGCCCGCAAGAGCGCCGGCGTGCAGAAGTCCCAGGTCTATCGCAGCGTGCAAAGCGGGCGAAGCTCATTCCGGGTGTATTGCTTCATCAAGGATTGA
- a CDS encoding glycosyltransferase: MRFVLASWGSRGDIEPCVAVGRELLQRGHDVCMAVPPELVGLAESVGLSAVAYGPDAQTILEAHRQFWTRLFRTPWKLRELKAARRNVREPVVQRWQEITTTLTSLAEGADLVFSGLNFEDAALNVAEYYDIPLATLHYFPLRPNGQLLSFLPPPLSRALLTVFEWLTWRVTKKLEDVQRRELGLPKTTSPAPRRIAERGSLEIQAYDEVCFPGLAAEWAGFNGQRPFVGALTLQLPTDADEEVGAWIGEGTPPVFFGFGSIAVDSAADTLTMISTACAELGRRALVCAAGTDYRHAPRFEHVKVVDTMNFAAAFPSCAALVHHGGAGTTAAGLRAGVPQLILSTDLDQSLWGTRVKRLQVGTARRFSTTTEQSLVADLRTVLTPGYAARARHIASHMTPPAQSVTTAADLVEKFAHERHVG; this comes from the coding sequence ATGAGATTTGTGCTGGCGAGCTGGGGAAGCCGTGGCGATATCGAACCGTGCGTCGCTGTTGGCCGTGAGCTCCTGCAGCGTGGGCACGACGTGTGCATGGCCGTCCCACCTGAGCTGGTTGGCCTCGCCGAATCGGTCGGCCTTTCTGCGGTCGCCTACGGACCGGATGCGCAGACCATTCTGGAAGCGCACCGCCAATTCTGGACTCGCTTATTCCGCACCCCGTGGAAGCTGCGGGAGTTGAAGGCGGCTCGGCGCAACGTCAGGGAGCCCGTTGTTCAGCGCTGGCAGGAGATCACCACGACGCTGACCTCATTGGCGGAGGGTGCCGATCTAGTATTCAGCGGCCTGAATTTCGAGGACGCCGCGCTCAACGTCGCGGAGTACTACGACATTCCGCTGGCCACGCTGCATTACTTCCCTCTGCGGCCCAACGGCCAGCTCCTGTCGTTTCTGCCACCGCCGCTGAGCCGTGCCTTGCTGACGGTGTTCGAGTGGCTGACTTGGCGCGTGACCAAGAAGCTCGAGGACGTGCAGCGCCGTGAACTGGGCCTGCCGAAGACGACCAGCCCCGCGCCGCGACGGATCGCGGAACGCGGATCGTTGGAAATTCAGGCCTATGACGAGGTGTGCTTTCCCGGGCTGGCGGCTGAATGGGCCGGCTTCAACGGCCAACGGCCCTTCGTCGGGGCGCTGACGCTGCAGTTGCCCACCGACGCCGACGAGGAGGTCGGCGCCTGGATCGGCGAGGGAACACCACCGGTGTTCTTCGGGTTCGGCAGCATCGCGGTCGACTCGGCCGCCGACACCTTGACCATGATCAGCACCGCGTGCGCGGAGCTGGGCCGGCGCGCCTTGGTGTGCGCCGCCGGCACCGACTACCGCCACGCCCCCCGTTTCGAGCACGTCAAGGTGGTGGACACGATGAACTTCGCCGCCGCCTTCCCGTCGTGTGCCGCGCTGGTACACCACGGCGGGGCGGGCACCACCGCCGCGGGCCTGCGCGCCGGCGTGCCCCAACTGATCCTGTCCACCGACCTGGATCAGTCGCTGTGGGGCACCCGGGTCAAACGGCTGCAGGTCGGCACCGCCCGACGCTTTTCCACCACCACCGAGCAATCGCTCGTCGCTGACCTGCGCACGGTTTTGACCCCCGGCTACGCCGCCCGAGCCCGCCACATCGCCTCCCACATGACCCCACCGGCCCAAAGCGTGACCACTGCCGCCGACCTCGTAGAAAAGTTCGCCCACGAACGCCATGTCGGCTGA
- a CDS encoding WS/DGAT/MGAT family O-acyltransferase, whose protein sequence is MDNVLDLQDQTAFFIGQVGGTCLLQCVWVYNRGIDIDGLWQFHDHLQRGRLSRRIERSPLRFGRHRWVSPNGSPDIELVSSPRQREEFDSWLHEQAETPLDPEHGPGWHLAALPFSNGGTGVSLLISHCLTDGVGLCEGLADAAFGRDDPINWPAGGSRRRWQAVCEDVRQTVRDGPAIGRAVVAAARVATRRRGNAEAATPPPASSAGADEPITLPTATVFVDADEWDARADSLGGTSNALLVGFAARLAQRRGRASADGSVVVRMPVNQRTEGDTRANAVTNVDVTVDPSSATTDLREIRAAIKQALVRHRQAPDEELAAMAIVPLLALVPERFLLRVGGGNTTGVVSSNLGAVNPAASRPDGTDADRFAVRWLYQGITKATMEGFGGLQFLLSGRAARHVFVSVTAYQPGRINSNDSLRQDIVRTLDDFSLTATFPDGT, encoded by the coding sequence ATGGACAACGTCCTCGATCTGCAAGACCAGACCGCGTTTTTCATCGGGCAGGTAGGCGGCACGTGCCTGCTGCAGTGTGTCTGGGTCTACAACCGTGGGATCGATATCGATGGTCTGTGGCAGTTCCATGACCATCTTCAGCGAGGACGGTTGTCCCGCCGCATTGAACGCTCACCATTGCGGTTCGGCCGACACCGCTGGGTATCGCCCAACGGCTCACCTGATATAGAGCTCGTCTCGTCACCCAGGCAGCGTGAGGAATTCGACAGCTGGCTCCACGAGCAGGCCGAAACCCCCCTCGATCCTGAGCACGGCCCCGGTTGGCACCTTGCCGCGCTCCCGTTCAGTAACGGCGGTACCGGGGTGAGCTTGCTGATCTCCCATTGCCTCACCGACGGTGTGGGGTTGTGCGAGGGGCTGGCGGATGCGGCGTTTGGCCGCGACGATCCAATCAACTGGCCTGCCGGCGGATCGCGCCGGCGGTGGCAGGCCGTGTGTGAAGACGTCCGCCAAACCGTGCGTGACGGCCCCGCTATTGGCCGCGCCGTGGTCGCGGCGGCAAGGGTGGCCACGCGTCGCCGCGGTAATGCCGAAGCTGCCACGCCGCCTCCTGCGTCGTCCGCCGGGGCCGATGAACCAATCACGCTTCCCACGGCGACGGTCTTCGTTGACGCCGACGAGTGGGACGCCCGAGCGGACTCGCTCGGCGGCACCAGCAACGCGCTGCTTGTCGGATTCGCGGCCCGCTTGGCCCAGCGACGGGGACGGGCCAGCGCAGACGGCTCGGTTGTTGTCCGAATGCCGGTGAACCAGCGCACCGAAGGTGATACGCGCGCCAATGCGGTCACCAATGTCGATGTCACCGTCGACCCTTCATCTGCGACGACGGACTTGCGTGAGATCCGTGCCGCAATCAAACAAGCGCTGGTTCGCCACCGGCAGGCGCCCGACGAAGAGCTGGCAGCAATGGCTATCGTTCCGCTGCTGGCCCTAGTGCCTGAGCGGTTTCTCCTCAGAGTTGGCGGTGGCAATACCACCGGCGTCGTCTCATCCAACCTCGGTGCGGTTAACCCCGCCGCTAGCCGTCCAGACGGCACAGACGCCGACCGCTTCGCCGTGAGATGGCTCTACCAGGGCATCACGAAGGCGACGATGGAGGGATTCGGGGGACTGCAATTTTTGCTTTCGGGACGAGCAGCCCGACATGTCTTTGTCTCGGTCACCGCGTATCAACCAGGCCGTATCAACTCGAACGACTCCTTGCGCCAAGACATCGTGCGCACCCTGGACGACTTCTCGCTTACCGCCACGTTCCCTGACGGGACGTGA
- a CDS encoding MbtH family protein: MTINPFDDDNGTFFVLVNDEEQHSLWPTFADVPAGWRVVYGEANRAACLDYIEQNWTDIRPKSLRDRLVHSRASDS; the protein is encoded by the coding sequence GTGACCATCAATCCGTTTGACGACGACAATGGCACCTTTTTCGTCTTGGTCAACGACGAAGAGCAGCACAGTCTATGGCCGACCTTCGCCGATGTGCCAGCCGGGTGGCGGGTAGTTTACGGGGAAGCGAACCGGGCTGCATGTCTGGATTACATCGAACAGAACTGGACCGATATTAGGCCGAAGAGTTTGCGAGACCGGCTCGTACACAGCCGGGCCTCTGACAGCTAA